The following nucleotide sequence is from Mycobacterium sp. Z3061.
ACCTCGCACCTGCTGCGCGCGGAGCAGCTGGGAGCGGTGCTTCCCGGCGTAGACTCCACCGAACCCGTTGCGGCAAAGCAACTTCGGATCCTCGTCGACACCGACGAATCGGCCTGGCAGTCATGGAATCGGTTCGCGCGGGAACTCGCCGCGGACACCGGTGCGCGCGTCGTCGACATCGACGACGGCGGCATCACCGGCCCCGCGTTCTATGCGCATGTCCGCCGACTCGGTGCCGCTGTGCTGGCCTCGCCCAAGCGCCACACTGCGGTGCCGCCGCCGAGCCTGGGGCAACGACTCGTGGCGAATCCTGTTCCGGTGTGGACGTGGTCGCTGGTCCACCGAAACGACGAGGAACGCGCCGCCGTGCACGCGCTGGTGGACGCACTGCTGGGCGTCGCCGGCCGCCACGGGTGGCGCACGCCTCCCGTCGGGCGGTGGTGGACGCCGTCCGACGATCCGCATCGAAGGGTGCTCGCGGACGCCGCTGAACAGCGATAGGAAGTTTGGCCGAAGACAGGTAGCCAAAGAGTCCTGGACGCACCGTGGCGGACGCGCTTGAGTCGGGGTATCGACGAGAGAAAGGCGAAAGCCGATGGCGCCGAACTACTTTCTGGACGATCTCGCGGGCTTCGTGGTCCGCGCGCAACACCCGGATCTGGCAGGCGCGGCCAGGGCGACGCTCAAGCGCAACGTGCTGGACAGCATCGCCTGTGCGGTCGGGGCTCTGGACGGCGAACTCGTCCCCGCCGTT
It contains:
- a CDS encoding LysR family transcriptional regulator gives rise to the protein MELRQLRYFVAVAEELHFGRAAQRLHISGPALSQQIVALERDLGAELFVRDRRSVRLSQSGRTLLPDARRMLALADDAKSRVRQAAEISAPVRLGYVSWLPDDVTSLVGDVAVRIDEWVLPSHVQADRVAEGSLDVALTWVTARQATERGLTSHLLRAEQLGAVLPGVDSTEPVAAKQLRILVDTDESAWQSWNRFARELAADTGARVVDIDDGGITGPAFYAHVRRLGAAVLASPKRHTAVPPPSLGQRLVANPVPVWTWSLVHRNDEERAAVHALVDALLGVAGRHGWRTPPVGRWWTPSDDPHRRVLADAAEQR